A genome region from Primulina eburnea isolate SZY01 chromosome 9, ASM2296580v1, whole genome shotgun sequence includes the following:
- the LOC140840602 gene encoding uncharacterized protein has protein sequence MADLRDEHGNPIQLADQYGKPVQLTDEYGNPMHLSGVATTTTHPYPTAETGGGGGFEPQTQEPTLPPTIQEEQPPHKEIQRSSSSSSGSSEDDEQGGRRKKKGLKEKIKEKLSVGKHKDKDEAAHSSTPAATTTPESRTSTTTPGQAPEHEKKGVFEKIKEKLPGHRSTTD, from the exons ATGGCGGATTTAAGGGATGAGCATGGGAATCCAATTCAGCTGGCGGATCAGTACGGTAAACCTGTTCAACTGACTGATGAGTACGGAAACCCCATGCATTTGTCGGGCGTGGCCACCACCACCACCCACCCCTATCCCACTGCGGAGAcaggtggtggtggaggtttCGAGCCTCAGACACAGGAGCCAACGCTACCGCCGACTATTCAGGAGGAGCAGCCACCGCACAAGGAAATTCAGCGATCCTCGAGTTCGAGCTCTGGCTCA TCTGAGGATGATGAACAAGGTGGGAGGAGGAAGAAGAAAGGACTGAAGGAGAAGATAAAGGAGAAACTGAGCGTAGGGAAACACAAAGACAAGGATGAGGCCGCTCACAGCAGCACCCCAGCTGCCACCACCACGCCGGAGAGCAGAACGTCCACCACCACGCCTGGGCAGGCGCCGGAGCACGAGAAAAAGGGCGTCTTTGAAAAGATCAAAGAGAAACTTCCCGGCCATCGCAGTACTACTGATTAG
- the LOC140841832 gene encoding LOW QUALITY PROTEIN: beta-galactosidase 3-like (The sequence of the model RefSeq protein was modified relative to this genomic sequence to represent the inferred CDS: deleted 2 bases in 1 codon), giving the protein MEATSASRSFFVLCMILFSATHISFGSVTYDRKGLIINGQKRILFSGSIHYPRSTPDMWEGLIQKAKDGGLDAIDTYVFWNLHEPSPGIYNFEGRCDLVGFVKLVQKAGLYLNLRIGPYVCAEWNFGGFPVWLKYVPGISFRTDNGPFKMAMLSFTQKIVQMMKNEKLFQSQGGPIILSQIENEYGFETKAFGAAGHAYITWAAKMAVDLNTGVPWLMCKEDDAPDPVINTCNGLYCDYFSPNKPYKPTIWTEAWTGWFEDFGGPIHHRPVEDLAFAVARFIQKGGSFVNYYMYHGGTNFGRTAGGPFITTSYDYDAPIDEYGLPRQPKYDHLMELHKAIKLCEPALVASDPTVTKLGNYEQAYVFSSNQACAAFLSNFHWDTSATVKFNNIQYDLPPWSISILPDCRNIVFNTAKVAARTSQAQMLPTNVRTLLWETFSEDTSTTNVDSKITVFGLLEQLNVTRDASDYLWYTTSINISPAESFLHGGQKPILTVDSAGHGLHVFINGQLSGSAYGTRGNWKVTFSSNVNFHAGMNTIALLSVAVGLPNVGHRFETWSAGILGPVTIHGLDHGTWDLSRQKWSYKVGLKGEAMNLASPTQSSSTDWIQESLVANKQQPLTWYKTYFNAPLGNEPLALDLSSMGKGQVWINGQNIGRYWTAYATGTCNGCSYAGTYRQPKCQYGCGKPTQRWYHVPRSWLKPAHNLLVVFEETGGDASRISLVQRSLTYV; this is encoded by the exons ATGGAGGCTACCTCAGCTTCCCGGAGCTTTTTCGTGCTCTGTATGATTTTGTTTTCTGCTACTCATATCTCGTTTGGCAGTGTCACCTATGACAGAAAGGGCCTTATAATCAATGGCCAGAAGAGAATTCTTTTTTCTGGTTCCATACATTACCCAAGAAGTACCCCGGAT ATGTGGGAAGGGCTTATTCAGAAGGCTAAAGATGGAGGATTAGATGCAATAGACACCTATGTGTTTTGGAACCTCCATGAACCTTCACCTGGCATT TATAACTTTGAGGGAAGGTGTGATTTAGTTGGATTCGTGAAGTTGGTCCAGAAAGCAGGATTGTACCTAAATCTGCGTATTGGGCCTTATGTTTGTGCCGAATGGAATTTTGG TGGGTTCCCAGTTTGGTTGAAGTATGTTCCAGGCATTAGCTTCAGAACTGACAATGGGCCTTTCAAG ATGGCAATGCTAAGTTTCACTCAGAAAATTGTCCAAATGATGAAGAATGAGAAGTTGTTTCAGTCTCAAGGTGGCCCTATCATTCTCTCCCAG ATTGAAAACGAGTATGGTTTTGAGACCAAGGCTTTTGGTGCCGCCGGTCATGCATATATCACTTGGGCAGCTAAGATGGCTGTCGACTTGAACACCGGAGTTCCATGGCTTATGTGCAAGGAGGATGATGCCCCAGATCCGGTG ATAAACACGTGCAATGGTTTATACTGCGATTATTTTTCCCCGAACAAACCTTACAAGCCCACGATATGGACCGAGGCTTGGACTGGCTG GTTTGAAGATTTTGGTGGGCCTATTCATCACCGTCCTGTAGAAGATTTGGCATTTGCAGTTGCTAGGTTTATTCAGAAAGGAGGCTCCTTTGTAAACTACTACATG TACCACGGAGGAACAAATTTTGGAAGAACTGCTGGTGGTCCATTCATCACTACCAGCTATGATTATGATGCTCCAATTGATGAATATG GCTTACCTAGGCAGCCGAAATATGATCATTTAATGGAGCTTCACAAGGCCATAAAGTTATGCGAGCCTGCCTTGGTTGCTTCAGATCCTACTGTAACTAAATTGGGAAACTATGAACAG GCATATGTATTTTCTTCAAATCAGGCC TGTGCTGCTTTTCTATCAAATTTCCACTGGGACACATCTGCAACAGTGAAATTCAATAACATCCAATACGACTTACCACCTTGGTCGATCAGCATACTTCCCGATTGCAGAAACATTGTTTTTAACACTGCCAAG GTTGCAGCTCGAACATCCCAAGCACAAatgttgcctacaaatgttagaACGCTCTTGTGGGAGACATTCAGTGAAGACACGTCCACCACTAATGTCGATTCAAAAATCACTGTTTTTGGTCTCTTGGAGCAGTTAAATGTCACTAGAGATGCTAGTGATTATTTATGGTACACAACCAG CATCAACATTAGCCCAGCTGAATCTTTTCTACACGGAGGGCAGAAGCCAATTCTCACCGTGGATTCGGCAGGCCATGGCTTGCATGTGTTTATTAATGGACAATTGTCAG GTTCAGCCTATGGAACTCGTGGAAACTGGAAAGTTACTTTCTCAAGCAATGTCAACTTTCATGCTGGAATGAATACGATTGCGTTGCTTAGCGTGGCAGTTGGATTGCCA AATGTTGGCCATCGATTTGAAACATGGAGCGCTGGAATCTTGGGACCAGTAACAATACATGGACTAGATCATGGAACGTGGGATTTATCCCGACAAAAATGGTCATACAAG GTTGGGCTGAAAGGAGAAGCCATGAACTTAGCTTCACCAACACAGAGTTCATCCACAGATTGGATACAGGAATCCTTGGTTGCAAACAAGCAACAGCCACTGACTTGGTATAAG ACTTATTTCAACGCACCATTAGGAAACGAGCCATTGGCGTTGGACCTAAGTTCTATGGGCAAAGGTCAAGTGTGGATCAATGGACAGAACATCGGAAGATATTGGACTGCTTATGCTACAGGCACTTGCAATGGCTGCAGCTATGCAGGAACATATAGACAGCCTAAGTGCCAATACGGATGTGGAAAACCGACACAAAGATG GTATCACGTCCCTCGGTCATGGTTGAAGCCGGCTCATAATTTGTTGGTCGTTTTCGAGGAAACTGGTGGGGATGCTTCAAGAATATCTCTTGTTCAAAGATCACTTACGTATGTATAG
- the LOC140840917 gene encoding E3 ubiquitin-protein ligase RSL1-like: MKKSMENATALAFNPLPSAAAHRVERQHHQEDDGGEFTCEICIEKTSFPNKKFRNGDKCVHPFCTNCVIKYIRVRLGEHNTGHIKCPATDCDHMLDPLACAPLIGRFLFLWWCDVLCESAITGWETRYCPYKDCNVRVLNECGGELSRSRCPQCKRLFCFRCKTVSHGPLTCKENRDAEPLRKLAALKRWQTCPSCGEYVELASGCSIVRCRCRITFCHKCGKQVHRHYCPCENVQAIGIRTRILVILVVYVLLAPFFILFYIHERRKYH; this comes from the exons ATGAAGAAATCCATGGAAAACGCTACTGCACTTGCCTTTAATCCACTACCTTCCGCCGCAGCTCACCGTGTAGAACGGCAACACCACCAGGAGGATGATGGTGGCGAATTCACCTGCGAAATCTGTATTGAGAAAACGTCGTTTCCCAACAAAAAATTCAGAAACGGCGACAAATGCGTGCACCCCTTCTGCACCAACTGTGTGATCAAGTACATTCGAGTCAGGCTCGGGGAGCACAACACAGGACATATCAAATGCCCGGCAACGGACTGCGATCACATGCTCGACCCCTTAGCCTGCGCCCCACTCATCGGCCGTTTCCTCTTCTTATGGTGGTGCGATGTGCTCTGCGAGTCGGCGATTACGGGTTGGGAAACGCGCTATTGCCCGTATAAAGATTGCAATGTTCGGGTGTTGAACGAGTGTGGCGGGGAATTAAGTCGGTCAAGATGTCCGCAATGCAAGAGGTTGTTTTGTTTTCGGTGTAAAACAGTTAGTCACGGGCCACTTACGTGTAAAGAGAACAGGGATGCTGAGCCTTTGAGAAAGCTGGCGGCGCTGAAACGTTGGCAGACTTGTCCTTCTTGCGGGGAGTACGTCGAACTGGCATCCGGCTGTTCAATTGTGAGATGCAG ATGCAGGATCACTTTCTGCCACAAGTGTGGAAAGCAAGTTCATCGACATTATTGTCCTTGTGAAAACGTGCAAGCAATCGGCATCCGTACACGTATACTTGTAATTCTAGTTGTATATGTGTTGTTGGccccattttttattttattttacattcATGAGAGGAGAAAGTATCATTAA